The following are encoded together in the Caloranaerobacter ferrireducens genome:
- a CDS encoding xanthine dehydrogenase family protein molybdopterin-binding subunit yields the protein MKYRVIGEDVIRVDGLSKVTGKAVYPQDIYMDGMLYGKTLRSTKPHAFIRVDTTKAEKIEGVIKILTYKDVPGKNYHGVVFKDHQVFCEKKVRRIGDPIAFVVATTEKIAQIALEAIDVQYEEIEAVFDPIEAMKEESPKVHGESNIIYHYKLRKGDVDKAFGQCEVIVENEYISSMVEHAFLQPEAGVAYTEDDGTIVVCVSTQYPHWDRLEVAEALGVPEEKVKIINPAVGGAFGGREDITLQIHLAIATKLTGRPVKSVYSRNESFIAHSKRHPMVMRYKTGADKNGKLLAMEATIVGDTGAYASWAINVLRKAGVHACGPYEIPNVKVDSYAVYTNNPFCGAMRGFGATQVPIAYEQQIDILAEKLNIDPVEFRMKNILKIGSKTATGQLITESFPLNKCIEEVARRIGLIDEK from the coding sequence GTGAAATATAGAGTAATAGGAGAGGATGTAATTAGAGTAGATGGACTCTCCAAAGTTACAGGTAAAGCAGTTTATCCTCAAGATATATATATGGATGGTATGCTTTATGGTAAAACTTTAAGGTCAACAAAACCACATGCATTTATAAGAGTAGATACAACTAAAGCTGAAAAAATAGAAGGCGTAATAAAAATACTTACATACAAAGATGTTCCAGGGAAAAATTATCACGGTGTTGTATTTAAAGACCATCAAGTATTCTGTGAAAAGAAAGTAAGAAGAATCGGAGATCCTATAGCTTTTGTTGTAGCAACTACAGAAAAAATAGCACAGATAGCTTTAGAGGCTATTGATGTACAATATGAAGAGATTGAGGCAGTTTTTGATCCAATAGAAGCTATGAAAGAAGAATCGCCAAAAGTTCATGGTGAGAGTAATATTATATATCACTATAAATTGAGAAAAGGTGATGTAGACAAAGCATTTGGACAATGTGAGGTTATAGTAGAGAATGAATATATTAGTTCAATGGTTGAACACGCTTTTTTGCAGCCAGAAGCAGGTGTAGCTTATACAGAAGATGATGGAACTATTGTGGTTTGTGTTTCAACACAGTATCCTCATTGGGATCGATTAGAGGTAGCAGAGGCTTTGGGTGTACCTGAAGAAAAAGTAAAAATAATCAATCCTGCAGTTGGTGGAGCTTTTGGAGGGAGAGAAGATATAACTTTACAAATTCATTTAGCAATAGCTACTAAGTTAACGGGTAGACCTGTGAAATCTGTGTATAGCAGAAATGAATCCTTTATTGCTCATTCGAAACGGCATCCTATGGTTATGAGATATAAGACTGGTGCTGATAAAAATGGCAAGTTATTGGCAATGGAAGCAACTATTGTAGGAGATACTGGAGCTTATGCATCATGGGCAATAAATGTTTTGAGAAAGGCTGGAGTTCATGCTTGTGGACCTTATGAGATTCCAAATGTAAAAGTAGACAGTTATGCAGTATATACCAATAATCCTTTTTGTGGAGCAATGAGAGGGTTTGGTGCAACTCAAGTGCCTATAGCATATGAGCAGCAGATAGATATATTAGCTGAGAAACTTAATATCGATCCTGTAGAATTTAGAATGAAGAATATATTAAAAATTGGGTCTAAAACGGCTACAGGTCAGTTAATTACAGAAAGTTTTCCTCTAAATAAATGTATTGAAGAAGTAGCTAGGCGTATAGGTTTAATAGATGAAAAATAG
- a CDS encoding (2Fe-2S)-binding protein — protein MLKINLNINYKDYSVEIDEDMRLIDVLRDVLGLTGTKEGCGEGECGACTVIMDGKAVCSCLVMAFQADGSRIITIEGLSNEEDLHPIQKAFLDEGAVQCGFCTPGMIMSAKALLDENPNPSRQEIREAISGNLCRCTGYNKIVDAIEKASAYLLKEGK, from the coding sequence ATGTTGAAAATAAACCTAAATATTAATTACAAGGATTATAGCGTTGAAATCGATGAAGATATGAGACTTATAGATGTTTTGAGAGATGTTTTGGGTCTTACTGGAACAAAGGAAGGTTGTGGTGAGGGAGAATGTGGAGCATGCACAGTAATTATGGACGGAAAAGCTGTTTGCTCATGTTTAGTAATGGCATTTCAAGCTGATGGTAGTCGTATAATTACAATTGAAGGTTTAAGCAATGAAGAAGACCTCCATCCTATACAGAAGGCTTTTTTAGATGAAGGAGCTGTACAATGTGGATTTTGTACACCAGGTATGATTATGTCTGCAAAGGCTTTACTTGATGAAAACCCAAATCCATCAAGGCAAGAGATTAGGGAGGCTATATCAGGAAACCTATGTAGGTGTACTGGCTATAACAAGATTGTAGATGCAATTGAAAAAGCATCTGCATACTTGTTAAAGGAGGGAAAATAA
- a CDS encoding FAD binding domain-containing protein yields MGVNEVYKVKAVDEVLKLLDKYGDKCKLIAGGTDLIIQLRHEKLKHNVLIDISTIKELSFIRESDEYMEIGSVVTFTELVKHIKSQRLEGLRKSANSVGSPQIRNRGTIGGNICNGSPAADVVPVLLALDSILVIKNIEGTREISLEKVLKDKGRVDIKANELLYSIKFKNLLKNQGLGFSKLGLRKALAISRMCISVFLEVEDELKCKNIRIASGALGKHGLRERELELFLIGKRLNEETIIASTIKFEQIVKKRLAGRLTVEFKSEAVKGVFKEALKEAINNSVQGTECRE; encoded by the coding sequence ATGGGGGTAAATGAGGTTTATAAAGTTAAAGCTGTTGATGAAGTATTGAAGCTTTTAGATAAATACGGAGATAAATGTAAATTAATAGCTGGAGGAACAGATTTGATAATACAATTAAGGCATGAAAAGCTTAAACACAATGTATTAATAGATATATCTACTATAAAAGAATTGTCTTTTATAAGAGAAAGTGATGAGTATATGGAGATCGGTTCTGTTGTAACATTTACTGAATTAGTTAAACATATTAAAAGTCAAAGGCTAGAGGGTCTAAGAAAATCAGCTAATTCTGTTGGTTCCCCACAAATAAGAAATAGAGGAACTATCGGTGGCAATATCTGTAATGGTTCTCCAGCTGCCGATGTTGTGCCAGTGCTTCTGGCATTAGATTCAATACTGGTTATAAAAAATATTGAAGGTACAAGGGAAATATCTTTAGAAAAAGTTTTAAAAGATAAGGGAAGAGTGGACATAAAAGCTAATGAGCTTCTTTACAGTATAAAATTCAAGAATCTTTTGAAAAATCAAGGGTTGGGCTTTAGTAAATTAGGATTAAGAAAAGCATTAGCGATATCTAGGATGTGTATTAGTGTATTTTTAGAAGTAGAAGATGAACTTAAATGTAAAAATATACGAATAGCATCTGGAGCTTTAGGTAAACACGGTTTAAGGGAGAGGGAATTAGAGTTGTTTTTGATAGGAAAAAGATTAAATGAAGAAACAATAATAGCTTCAACAATAAAATTCGAACAAATTGTTAAAAAAAGATTAGCTGGTCGTTTAACTGTTGAGTTTAAAAGTGAGGCAGTTAAAGGAGTTTTCAAGGAAGCTCTAAAAGAAGCAATAAACAATAGTGTTCAGGGGACAGAGTGCAGGGAATAG